A part of Arachis hypogaea cultivar Tifrunner chromosome 12, arahy.Tifrunner.gnm2.J5K5, whole genome shotgun sequence genomic DNA contains:
- the LOC112728390 gene encoding disease resistance protein RPV1 isoform X2, translating into MPSSSLDVPQIKYDVFISFRGEDIRDNFLSHLRKELRHNQIDFFVDDEKVHPGDEISSTLLEAIEGSYISLVIFSKHYASSKWCMEELVRITECMEEYERIVIPVFYNVDPSHVRHQKGTFAEAFDVHEEKYKISREKLQNWRSVLKKIANLSGIHYPSKYRNESEVIDDIVKSISEKLPHLLSNASEGLIGIDENSKFLQPLLEMESDEVRIVGIWGMGGIGKTTIARAIFDRYASRYEGCCFLQNVREESQNSGKHGLYEKLISELLEEEHLLVKGSAQARSMYVKRRLSRKKVFIVLDDVDTSDILDYLIIKQICLAPGSRVIITTRDEQVLIAARVHAIYKVQELSFKSSLELFCLKAFHKSYPENGYEKLSKMAVNYANGIPLALEVLGSFLCSRSVVAWESALRKLKIHPDPSIFKVLKLSYDGLDELERSIFLDIAFFFKGECMDDVIRFLDSCDFFAEIGINNLERKALITIRGKRIEMHDLIQQMGWEIVRQESNTDPGKSPKINRDPGKLSRLSRPEDFYNLLKNSQENKLVEGIMIDLSQTKDLHLNANTFKNMPRLRFLKLHTLLGVRSSNVLVPTGLEAFSDELRYLEWCRYPLSSLPSTFFAEKLVEFSMPQSQVSKLWDGVQDLVNLKIINLSQCNQLVELPDLSKATNLEVLDVSFCKGLCELHPSVLSIPTLKNLSLSWCQKLNSVKGEIHSKSLKRLDFGGCSSLEEFSVTSGELSCLYFIFSRIKSLPNELCGFITLEELNLACCSELIELPHNLKAFSRLKSLTLNSCSSLRYIPELPPSIEKLFAADCTSLESIFSLKEVFSLNRRRISFTNCMRLDKESLNDIIEDAHHTIFRNMLLWSSASSYGSWVPDEDDWDSRFNCDVCHAGSSVPEWFRCQRAEGASVTVEIEQPYYQLLGFCFCCVLSQEFSDDHSILCEYDLGDGVKYPGGSFMPFGVGKRWISDRVLLWFNLLKSTRILRDIEKYTGSDDHGTTCNQTITFRFSAKTYLFEQEDPVIKECGVFPIYASDVLDLIARLELEFDLNPHHKSAVWKVLGDWDLDALKSRLIQKIKEKSICFQSDSIWDSEEVSWSDLEEASWSDSEEE; encoded by the exons ATGCCGTCTTCTTCTTTAGATGTTCCCCAAATCAAATATGACGTGTTCATCAGTTTTAGAGGAGAAGACATCCGTGATAATTTTCTTAGCCACCTGAGAAAAGAATTGCGTCATAACCAAATTGATTTCTTTGTTGACGATGAAAAGGTTCATCCTGGAGATGAAATTTCATCCACACTTCTTGAAGCAATTGAGGGGTCTTACATTTCATTAGTCATCTTCTCGAAACACTATGCTTCTTCAAAATGGTGTATGGAGGAGCTTGTGAGGATAACTGAATGTATGGAAGAATATGAAAGGATTGTGATACCTGTTTTTTACAACGTTGATCCTTCTCATGTAAGACATCAGAAAGGAACTTTTGCAGAGGCTTTTGATGTTCATGAAGAGAAATATAAGATCAGTAGAGAAAAGCTACAAAATTGGAGATCTGTCTTGAAAAAGATTGCTAATTTATCCGGAATTCATTATCCATCAAAATATCg GAATGAATCTGAAGTCATTGATGACATTGTCAAGAGTATATCGGAGAAATTGCCGCATCTTTTGTCAAATGCATCCGAAGGCCTTATTGGAATtgatgaaaattcaaaatttcttcaaCCTCTACTGGAAATGGAGTCTGATGAAGTTCGAATTGTGGGAATTTGGGGCATGGGAGGCATAGGTAAAACAACAATTGCTAGAGCAATATTTGACAGATATGCCTCTCGATATGAAGGTTGCTGCTTTCTACAAAATGTAAGAGAAGAATCACAAAATTCTGGCAAACACGGCTTATATGAGAAACTTATTTCTGAACTACTTGAGGAAGAACATCTCCTTGTGAAGGGATCAGCCCAAGCAAGATCTATGTATGTTAAGAGAAGGTTGAGTCGGAAAAAGGTCTTCATAGTGCTTGACGATGTGGATACATCAGATATATTAGATTATCTAATTATAAAACAAATCTGTTTGGCACCAGGAAGTAGGGTCATTATAACAACTAGAGACGAGCAAGTACTAATTGCTGCAAGAGTGCATGCAATATACAAGGTCCAAGAATTGAGCTTTAAGAGTTCCCTTGAGCTTTTTTGCTTAAAAGCCTTTCACAAAAGCTATCCTGAAAATGGATATGAAAAGCTTTCAAAAATGGCCGTTAATTATGCAAATGGCATTCCATTAGCCTTAGAAGTATTGGGATCCTTTTTATGCTCAAGAAGTGTAGTAGCTTGGGAAAGTGCACTAAGAAAACTCAAGATTCATCCTGATCCAAGCATATTCAAAGTGTTGAAATTGAGTTATGATGGATTAGATGAGTTAGAGAGGAGCATATTCTTAGACATTGCTTTCTTTTTCAAAGGAGAATGCATGGATGATGTCATAAGGTTTCTAGATTCTTGTGATTTCTTTGCAGAGATCGGAATAAACAATCTTGAACGTAAAGCTCTTATAACCATTCGGGGCAAAAGAATAGAAATGCATGACTTGATACAACAGATGGGTTGGGAAATAGTTCGTCAAGAATCAAATACAGACCCTGGAAAGTCACCAAAAATAAATAGAGACCCTGGAAAGCTTAGCAGATTAAGTAGACCTGAGGATTTTTACAATTTATTGAAAAATAGCCAA gAAAATAAATTAGTTGAAGGTATTATGATTGACTTGTCTCAAACTAAAGATCTACACTTGAATGCCAACACCTTCAAAAATATGCCCCGCCTAAGATTTCTTAAACTTCATACTCTCTTGGGTGTAAGATCATCGAATGTGCTAGTTCCTACAGGTCTTGAGGCATTTTCTGATGAACTAAGATATTTGGAGTGGTGTAGATATCCTTTGAGTTCCTTGCCGTCAACATTTTTTGCTGAGAAGCTTGTTGAGTTTAGCATGCCACAGAGTCAGGTTTCTAAACTTTGGGATGGAGTGCAG GATCTTGTGAATTTGAAGATAATTAACCTTTCGCAATGCAACCAGTTGGTGGAACTTCCTGATCTTAGTAAGGCAACAAATCTTGAGGTGTTAGACGTGTCCTTTTGTAAAGGGTTGTGTGAACTTCACCCATCTGTTTTAtccatccccacacttaaaaatttgagTCTTTCTTGGTGTCAAAAACTGAACAGTGTTAAAGGGGAGATTCATTCCAAGTCTCTTAAAAGACTTGATTTTGGAGGTTGCTCAAGCCTAGAGGAATTTTCGGTGACATCAGGGGAACTGAGTTGTTTATATTTCATTTTCTCAAGAATTAAGAGTCTTCCAAATGAGCTATGCGGCTTTATAACTCTGGAAGAACTTAATCTTGCTTGTTGCAGCGAGCTAATTGAACTCCCTCACAATCTGAAAGCCTTTTCACGATTGAAAAGTTTGACTCTAAATAGTTGCAGTAGTCTTAGATATATACCTGAACTTCCACCATCTATAGAAAAGTTATTTGCTGCTGACTGCACATCATTGGAATCAATATTCAGTTTAAAGGAAGTATTCAGTTTAAATAGGAGACGTATCTCATTTACGAATTGCATGAGATTGGATAAGGAATCACTGAATGATATTATAGAAGATGCCCATCACACAATATTCAGAAATATGTTGTTGTGGTCATCAGCATCATCTTATGGTTCATGGGTTCCTGATGAAGATGACTGGGACAGTCGCTTCAACTGTGATGTTTGTCATGCAGGGAGTAGTGTGCCGGAGTGGTTCAGATGTCAGAGAGCAGAAGGAGCTTCAGTAACAGTTGAAATAGAACAACCTTACTACCAGCTGTTGGGTTTCTGTTTCTGCTGTGTTCTTTCTCAAGAGTTCTCCGACGATCACTCTATCCTTTGTGAATATGACTTGGGAGATGGTGTAAAGTATCCAGGTGGAAGTTTTATGCCATTCGGTGTAGGGAAAAGATGGATCTCTGATCGTGTTCTTCTATGGTTCAACCTATTAAAGAGTACCCGAATATTGAGGGACATTGAAAAGTACACAGGCAGTGATGATCATGGCACCACTTGCAACCAAACCATTACATTCAGATTCAGTGCAAAAACATATTTATTTGAACAAGAGGATCCTGTGATTAAAGAGTGTGGGGTTTTTCCAATATATGCCTCAGATGTCCTTGATCTCATCGCAAGACTGGAACTGGAGTTCGACTTGAACCCTCATCATAAATCTGCGGTGTGGAAGGTTCTTGGAGATTGGGATCTCGATGCACTGAAAAGTAGGCTCATTCAGAAGATTAAAGAAAAATCAATCTGCTTTCAATCTGATAGTATCTGGGACTCAGAAGAAGTAAGCTGGAGTGACTTAGAAGAAGCAAGTTGGAGTGACtcagaagaagaatga
- the LOC112728390 gene encoding disease resistance protein RPV1 isoform X1, with translation MPSSSLDVPQIKYDVFISFRGEDIRDNFLSHLRKELRHNQIDFFVDDEKVHPGDEISSTLLEAIEGSYISLVIFSKHYASSKWCMEELVRITECMEEYERIVIPVFYNVDPSHVRHQKGTFAEAFDVHEEKYKISREKLQNWRSVLKKIANLSGIHYPSKYRRNESEVIDDIVKSISEKLPHLLSNASEGLIGIDENSKFLQPLLEMESDEVRIVGIWGMGGIGKTTIARAIFDRYASRYEGCCFLQNVREESQNSGKHGLYEKLISELLEEEHLLVKGSAQARSMYVKRRLSRKKVFIVLDDVDTSDILDYLIIKQICLAPGSRVIITTRDEQVLIAARVHAIYKVQELSFKSSLELFCLKAFHKSYPENGYEKLSKMAVNYANGIPLALEVLGSFLCSRSVVAWESALRKLKIHPDPSIFKVLKLSYDGLDELERSIFLDIAFFFKGECMDDVIRFLDSCDFFAEIGINNLERKALITIRGKRIEMHDLIQQMGWEIVRQESNTDPGKSPKINRDPGKLSRLSRPEDFYNLLKNSQENKLVEGIMIDLSQTKDLHLNANTFKNMPRLRFLKLHTLLGVRSSNVLVPTGLEAFSDELRYLEWCRYPLSSLPSTFFAEKLVEFSMPQSQVSKLWDGVQDLVNLKIINLSQCNQLVELPDLSKATNLEVLDVSFCKGLCELHPSVLSIPTLKNLSLSWCQKLNSVKGEIHSKSLKRLDFGGCSSLEEFSVTSGELSCLYFIFSRIKSLPNELCGFITLEELNLACCSELIELPHNLKAFSRLKSLTLNSCSSLRYIPELPPSIEKLFAADCTSLESIFSLKEVFSLNRRRISFTNCMRLDKESLNDIIEDAHHTIFRNMLLWSSASSYGSWVPDEDDWDSRFNCDVCHAGSSVPEWFRCQRAEGASVTVEIEQPYYQLLGFCFCCVLSQEFSDDHSILCEYDLGDGVKYPGGSFMPFGVGKRWISDRVLLWFNLLKSTRILRDIEKYTGSDDHGTTCNQTITFRFSAKTYLFEQEDPVIKECGVFPIYASDVLDLIARLELEFDLNPHHKSAVWKVLGDWDLDALKSRLIQKIKEKSICFQSDSIWDSEEVSWSDLEEASWSDSEEE, from the exons ATGCCGTCTTCTTCTTTAGATGTTCCCCAAATCAAATATGACGTGTTCATCAGTTTTAGAGGAGAAGACATCCGTGATAATTTTCTTAGCCACCTGAGAAAAGAATTGCGTCATAACCAAATTGATTTCTTTGTTGACGATGAAAAGGTTCATCCTGGAGATGAAATTTCATCCACACTTCTTGAAGCAATTGAGGGGTCTTACATTTCATTAGTCATCTTCTCGAAACACTATGCTTCTTCAAAATGGTGTATGGAGGAGCTTGTGAGGATAACTGAATGTATGGAAGAATATGAAAGGATTGTGATACCTGTTTTTTACAACGTTGATCCTTCTCATGTAAGACATCAGAAAGGAACTTTTGCAGAGGCTTTTGATGTTCATGAAGAGAAATATAAGATCAGTAGAGAAAAGCTACAAAATTGGAGATCTGTCTTGAAAAAGATTGCTAATTTATCCGGAATTCATTATCCATCAAAATATCg tagGAATGAATCTGAAGTCATTGATGACATTGTCAAGAGTATATCGGAGAAATTGCCGCATCTTTTGTCAAATGCATCCGAAGGCCTTATTGGAATtgatgaaaattcaaaatttcttcaaCCTCTACTGGAAATGGAGTCTGATGAAGTTCGAATTGTGGGAATTTGGGGCATGGGAGGCATAGGTAAAACAACAATTGCTAGAGCAATATTTGACAGATATGCCTCTCGATATGAAGGTTGCTGCTTTCTACAAAATGTAAGAGAAGAATCACAAAATTCTGGCAAACACGGCTTATATGAGAAACTTATTTCTGAACTACTTGAGGAAGAACATCTCCTTGTGAAGGGATCAGCCCAAGCAAGATCTATGTATGTTAAGAGAAGGTTGAGTCGGAAAAAGGTCTTCATAGTGCTTGACGATGTGGATACATCAGATATATTAGATTATCTAATTATAAAACAAATCTGTTTGGCACCAGGAAGTAGGGTCATTATAACAACTAGAGACGAGCAAGTACTAATTGCTGCAAGAGTGCATGCAATATACAAGGTCCAAGAATTGAGCTTTAAGAGTTCCCTTGAGCTTTTTTGCTTAAAAGCCTTTCACAAAAGCTATCCTGAAAATGGATATGAAAAGCTTTCAAAAATGGCCGTTAATTATGCAAATGGCATTCCATTAGCCTTAGAAGTATTGGGATCCTTTTTATGCTCAAGAAGTGTAGTAGCTTGGGAAAGTGCACTAAGAAAACTCAAGATTCATCCTGATCCAAGCATATTCAAAGTGTTGAAATTGAGTTATGATGGATTAGATGAGTTAGAGAGGAGCATATTCTTAGACATTGCTTTCTTTTTCAAAGGAGAATGCATGGATGATGTCATAAGGTTTCTAGATTCTTGTGATTTCTTTGCAGAGATCGGAATAAACAATCTTGAACGTAAAGCTCTTATAACCATTCGGGGCAAAAGAATAGAAATGCATGACTTGATACAACAGATGGGTTGGGAAATAGTTCGTCAAGAATCAAATACAGACCCTGGAAAGTCACCAAAAATAAATAGAGACCCTGGAAAGCTTAGCAGATTAAGTAGACCTGAGGATTTTTACAATTTATTGAAAAATAGCCAA gAAAATAAATTAGTTGAAGGTATTATGATTGACTTGTCTCAAACTAAAGATCTACACTTGAATGCCAACACCTTCAAAAATATGCCCCGCCTAAGATTTCTTAAACTTCATACTCTCTTGGGTGTAAGATCATCGAATGTGCTAGTTCCTACAGGTCTTGAGGCATTTTCTGATGAACTAAGATATTTGGAGTGGTGTAGATATCCTTTGAGTTCCTTGCCGTCAACATTTTTTGCTGAGAAGCTTGTTGAGTTTAGCATGCCACAGAGTCAGGTTTCTAAACTTTGGGATGGAGTGCAG GATCTTGTGAATTTGAAGATAATTAACCTTTCGCAATGCAACCAGTTGGTGGAACTTCCTGATCTTAGTAAGGCAACAAATCTTGAGGTGTTAGACGTGTCCTTTTGTAAAGGGTTGTGTGAACTTCACCCATCTGTTTTAtccatccccacacttaaaaatttgagTCTTTCTTGGTGTCAAAAACTGAACAGTGTTAAAGGGGAGATTCATTCCAAGTCTCTTAAAAGACTTGATTTTGGAGGTTGCTCAAGCCTAGAGGAATTTTCGGTGACATCAGGGGAACTGAGTTGTTTATATTTCATTTTCTCAAGAATTAAGAGTCTTCCAAATGAGCTATGCGGCTTTATAACTCTGGAAGAACTTAATCTTGCTTGTTGCAGCGAGCTAATTGAACTCCCTCACAATCTGAAAGCCTTTTCACGATTGAAAAGTTTGACTCTAAATAGTTGCAGTAGTCTTAGATATATACCTGAACTTCCACCATCTATAGAAAAGTTATTTGCTGCTGACTGCACATCATTGGAATCAATATTCAGTTTAAAGGAAGTATTCAGTTTAAATAGGAGACGTATCTCATTTACGAATTGCATGAGATTGGATAAGGAATCACTGAATGATATTATAGAAGATGCCCATCACACAATATTCAGAAATATGTTGTTGTGGTCATCAGCATCATCTTATGGTTCATGGGTTCCTGATGAAGATGACTGGGACAGTCGCTTCAACTGTGATGTTTGTCATGCAGGGAGTAGTGTGCCGGAGTGGTTCAGATGTCAGAGAGCAGAAGGAGCTTCAGTAACAGTTGAAATAGAACAACCTTACTACCAGCTGTTGGGTTTCTGTTTCTGCTGTGTTCTTTCTCAAGAGTTCTCCGACGATCACTCTATCCTTTGTGAATATGACTTGGGAGATGGTGTAAAGTATCCAGGTGGAAGTTTTATGCCATTCGGTGTAGGGAAAAGATGGATCTCTGATCGTGTTCTTCTATGGTTCAACCTATTAAAGAGTACCCGAATATTGAGGGACATTGAAAAGTACACAGGCAGTGATGATCATGGCACCACTTGCAACCAAACCATTACATTCAGATTCAGTGCAAAAACATATTTATTTGAACAAGAGGATCCTGTGATTAAAGAGTGTGGGGTTTTTCCAATATATGCCTCAGATGTCCTTGATCTCATCGCAAGACTGGAACTGGAGTTCGACTTGAACCCTCATCATAAATCTGCGGTGTGGAAGGTTCTTGGAGATTGGGATCTCGATGCACTGAAAAGTAGGCTCATTCAGAAGATTAAAGAAAAATCAATCTGCTTTCAATCTGATAGTATCTGGGACTCAGAAGAAGTAAGCTGGAGTGACTTAGAAGAAGCAAGTTGGAGTGACtcagaagaagaatga
- the LOC112729443 gene encoding uncharacterized protein, with product MALKSRKGNATAEEASWYCALLLVSSTVLIMLTIFTDEHNSSTIITLRRPCEEIYVVGEGETLHTISDKCGDPYIVHNNPHIHDPDDVFPGLVIKITPSSSSSSP from the coding sequence ATGGCTTTGAAGTCCAGAAAGGGAAACGCCACAGCTGAAGAAGCTTCATGGTACTGTGCTCTTCTCCTTGTTTCTTCCACTGTCCTAATCATGCTAACCATCTTCACTGATGAACACAATAGCAGCACTATTATTACTCTCCGACGACCCTGCGAGGAGATCTATGTGGTCGGAGAAGGGGAGACGCTTCACACCATAAGTGACAAGTGCGGTGACCCTTACATCGTTCACAACAACCCTCATATCCATGACCCTGATGATGTCTTTCCTGGCCTTGTCATCAAGAttacaccttcttcttcttcttcttctccataa